In one window of Primulina tabacum isolate GXHZ01 chromosome 8, ASM2559414v2, whole genome shotgun sequence DNA:
- the LOC142552967 gene encoding transmembrane 9 superfamily member 1-like — MCDAVRTHCIFIISFLFLVSSTLGKYQAGDPVTLWVNKVGPFNNPQETYNYYSLPFCRPSENAAHKWGGLGEVLGGNELIDSQIDIKFKRDVERTTICEIELNSVKVKQFREAVENLYWFEFFMDDLPLWGFIGEVLPDRTRDIKHVLFTHKNLIIKYNENQIIHVNLTQEVPKPLEEGRVLDMTYSVKWVATNITFARRFDVYLDYPFFEHQIHWFSVFNSFMMVIFLTGLVSMILMRTLRNDYAKYAREDDDLETLERDVSEESGWKLVHGDVFRPPQNLALLSAVVGTGAQLANLVLLVIILAIIGMLYIGRGAIVTTFIICYAFTSFIAGYVSGGMYSRNGGKKWIKSMILTASLFPFMCFGIGFFLNTVAIFYGSLAAVPFGTIVVVFIIWGFISFPLALLGTVVGRNWSGTPNNPCRVKTIPRPIPEKKWYLTPSVISLMGGLLPFGSIFIEMYFVFTSFWNYKVYYVYGFMLLVFVILIIVTICVTIVGTYFLLNAENYHWQWTSFFSAASTSLYVYLYSVYYYHVKTRMSGFFQTSFYFGYTLMFCLGLGILCGAVGYLGSRLFVRRIYRNIKCD, encoded by the exons ATGTGCGACGCCGTTCGAACACActgcatttttattatttcgtTCTTGTTCCTTGTTTCCTCCACTCTTGGAAAG TATCAAGCAGGTGACCCCGTCACTCTATGGGTAAACAAGGTCGGCCCATTTAACAATCCCCAGGAAACTTACAATTATTACAGCCTCCCATTTTGCCGGCCATCTGAAAATGCTGCTCACAAGTGGGGCGGGCTTGGCGAGGTTCTTGGTGGGAATGAACTTATAGATAGCCAAATTGATATAAAGTTTAAGA GAGATGTAGAGAGGACTACAATTTGCGAGATTGAACTGAACTCGGTTAAGGTTAAGCAATTCAGAGAAGCTGTAGAGAATTTATACTGGTTTGAATTTTTTATGG ATGATTTGCCATTGTGGG GTTTTATTGGTGAGGTGCTTCCTGATAGAACTCGTGATATAAAGCATGTGCTTTTTACACATaagaatctcatcatcaaatataATGAAAACCAG ATCATTCACGTCAATCTCACTCAAGAAGTTCCTAAACCGCTTGAAGAGGGAAGAGTTTTAGATATGACTTACTCTGTCAAATGGGTTGCAACCAATATAACGTTTGCACGCCGCTTTGACGTTTATCTAGACTACCCCTTTTTTGAGCATCAG ATTCACTGGTTCTCtgtttttaattctttcatgaTGGTGATTTTCCTTACTGGTCTGGTTTCAATGATATTGATGCGCACCCTTCGCAATGATTACGCTAAATATGCTCGGGAAGATGATGATCTTGAGACTCTG GAGCGGGATGTGAGTGAGGAGTCCGGGTGGAAACTTGTCCATGGTGATGTATTTCGGCCTCCCCAAAACTTGGCTCTTCTCTCAGCTGTTGTTGGCACTGGTGCTCAATTAGCAAATCTCGTACTTCTTGTCATCATTTTGGCAATCATCGGGATGTTATACATAGG GAGAGGAGCAATTGTGACCACTTTTATCATCTGTTATGCATTCACCTCTTTCATTGCTGGTTATGTGAGTGGAGGCATGTATTCTCGAAATGGGG GTAAAAAATGGATAAAGTCAATGATCCTCACTGCATCGCTGTTTCCTTTCATGTGCTTTGGTATTGGGTTTTTCTTGAATACTGTTGCCATATTTTATGGATCGCTAGCTGCCGTACCCTTTGGTACGATTGTGGTTGTTTTCATCATATGGGGTTTTATTTCTTTCCCATTGGCACTTCTTGGTACTGTTGTTGGAAGAAACTGGAGTGGTACTCCAAACAACCCTTGCCGAGTTAAGACAATTCCTCGTCCGATTCCTGAGAAGAAATGGTATCTCACGCCATCGGTTATCTCTCTCATGGGTGGTCTGCTTCCGTTTGGAAGCATTTTTATTGAAATGTATTTTGTCTTCACTTCCTTCTGGAATTACAAG GTTTATTATGTCTATGGCTTCATGCTCCTCGTGTTTGTAATTCTGATCATCGTCACTATATGTGTTACAATTGTTGGGACTTATTTCTTGCTGAATGCGGAGAACTATCATTGGCAATGGACCTCATTCTTTTCTGCTGCCTCTACTTCTCTTTATGTGTACCTCTATTCCGTGTATTACTATCATGTGAAGACTAGGATGTCCGGCTTCTTTCAGACCAGCTTTTATTTCGGATACACTTTGATGTTCTGTCTTGGTTTGGGAATACTATGCG GCGCAGTTGGATATCTGGGCTCTAGATTGTTTGTCAGGAGAATCTACCGAAACATCAAATGTGACTAA
- the LOC142552970 gene encoding MICOS complex subunit MIC10-like isoform X3 — protein sequence MAEENKADIPARYDLNAKWDAYLDLGLRRFVYSSFAGAFTGLLLFLTRWASVAFGAGVGIGSAYLECSYKFDGSPPKLTPSLSDSPPSKAEE from the exons ATGGCGGAAGAAAACAAGGCTGATATTCCAGCTCGATACGATTTGAATGCAAAATGGGACGCCTACCTCGATTTGGGCCTTCGCCGCTTTGTTTACTCTTCGTTCGCCGGCGCTTTTACTGGGCTGCTGTTATTCC TTACACGCTGGGCATCTGTAGCTTTTGGGGCTGGAGTCGGGATTGGCTCTGCATACTTGGAGTGCTCTTATAAATTTGATGGATCTCCGCCAAAATTGACTCCCAGCCTTTCTGATTCCCCTCCATCTAAG GCTGAGGAATGA
- the LOC142552973 gene encoding uncharacterized protein LOC142552973: MDGPLENDICSICHSNFNTPCQANCSHWFCGSCILQVWDHGPAFHPCKCPLCRREITLLVPSEASSRQCNMVNTAEILPRIERYNRRFGEQSNGLMQRMQDLPFLLRRLLRDIRDPQRTLPLFIRARVYLAMVASAIYVLSPVDIIPEGLLGIIGFLDDLIIVLMCFLHVAALYRAVLLSRHGGS; the protein is encoded by the exons ATGGATGGGCCACTGGAAAATGACATCTGTTCGATATGTCACTCCAATTTCAATACCCCTTGCCAAGCCAATTGCTCCCATTGGTTTTGCG GTAGTTGTATATTACAAGTTTGGGATCATGGACCCGCCTTTCACCCCTGTAAATGTCCCCTATGCCGACGCGAAATCACCTTGCTGGTTCCCAGCGAAGCATCATCAAGGCAATGCAACATGGTCAACACTGCGGAGATCTTGCCGAGAATTGAAAGATATAACCGTCGATTTGGTGAACAGTCAAATGGTCTCATGCAG AGAATGCAAGACCTACCCTTTCTTCTCAGGAGACTGTTACGAGATATTAGAGATCCACAAAGAACACTTCCACTTTTTATCAGGGCACGTGTTTACTTGGCA ATGGTTGCTAGTGCTATATATGTCCTTAGCCCAGTGGACATTATTCCTGAAG GACTGCTAGGTATAATTGGCTTTCTGGATGATTTGATCATCGTACTCATGTGCTTCCTGCATGTTGCTGCCCTGTATCGAGCTGTTCTCCTTTCTCGGCATGGAGGTTCATAA
- the LOC142554293 gene encoding RING-H2 finger protein ATL48-like, which produces MGSAAEESSLIKLSKRSSPISLCSPGSYAKHLFPFHLQATALNNSMGTVNSELEELFQEKKRVRNPFVPVELSSIHYNIEGFCVSGAFITAGVLTAGLISFRQGNSHLGQKLMRARVVAQGATVALMVGTAYYYGEKF; this is translated from the exons ATGGGCTCAGCAGCCGAAGAATCCAGTCTAATTAAGTTATCAAAGCGTTCCAGCCCAATTTCTCTTTGTTCGCCTGGTTCCTATGCGAAACACCTGTTTCCATTTCATCTGCAGGCTACAGCTTTGAATAACTCA ATGGGAACAGTCAATTCGGAACTAGAAGAACTGTTCCAAGAGAAAAAGCGTGTTAGGAATCCCTTTGTCCCAGTTG AACTTTCTTCAATCCATTATAATATCGAGGGCTTTTGTGTTTCAGGTGCATTTATAACTGCAGGGGTTCTTACAGCTGGTCTGATTAGTTTCAGACAGGGGAATTCTCATTTGGGTCAGAAACTAATGAGAGCTCGTGTGGTTGCTCAAGGTGCCACAGTCGCACTAATGGTGGGAACAGCCTATTACTACGGTGAGAAATTTTGA
- the LOC142554413 gene encoding uncharacterized protein LOC142554413 → MRERGRTVMNVLALGLLISASLVTSAGVLSPTRGKRNSGEDVIVKEGHRVVVVEFEKDAGNTKISILPHEIHDQVDHENGKEKLSGTSMENSREKLMKENGVHHGLSPKELVCDAYGKCKPKIECAMGKAKEGLVGKVHEAEDMSYEVEEEAREAASEAVCKVKDAAHKAYDKAREAAEVTKDAASEATSKAKDMLGEKAGGGKEGAEETVENASKRAKKGAREVKEEGKKELSDISRRAREVAFDMFEYAMPPLSMAFIALHLLGFAVAYGTSVWVTFASSYVLASALPRNQFGLVQSKIYPVYFKAMAYSVGMALLGHLMSIQTNAKGVGIFQASNLMMSIVMILVNLLYLQPRATKVVLERMEEEKEGGGGGKGTAGRSVTRKSEMLNSTSSFLNFMTLMSLTCHLLHLGRLMHATTC, encoded by the exons ATGAGAGAGCGAGGAAGGACAGTGATGAATGTTTTGGCTTTGGGTCTTTTGATATCTGCATCACTTGTAACATCAGCAGGGGTTCTTTCTCCAACTCGAGGGAAGCGGAATTCAGGAGAAGATGTTATAGTAAAAGAAGGGCATCGAGTAGTTGTTGTTGAATTTGAGAAGGATGCTGGAAATACCAAGATTTCGATTTTACCTCATGAAATACACGACCAGGTTGATCATGAGAATGGGAAGGAGAAATTGTCCGGAACATCAATGGAGAATTCGAGAGAGAAACTAATGAAAGAAAACGGAGTACATCATGGTCTTAGTCCGAAAGAGCTCGTGTGCGATGCTTATGGTAAGTGCAAGCCCAAAATCGAGTGTGCCATGGGAAAAGCAAAGGAAGGGTTGGTGGGGAAGGTGCATGAGGCGGAGGATATGTCTTATGAGGTCGAGGAAGAGGCTAGAGAAGCGGCGAGTGAGGCCGTTTGCAAGGTCAAAGATGCTGCTCACAAGGCCTATGATAAAGCACGGGAAGCAGCAGAAGTTACGAAGGATGCTGCTAGTGAAGCTACAAGTAAAGCAAAAGATATGTTAGGTGAAAAGGCTGGTGGGGGAAAGGAAGGCGCAGAAGAAACGGTGGAAAACGCCTCGAAAAGAGCTAAGAAGGGTGCGCGAGAGGTCAAAGAAGAAGGGAAGAAAGAATTGAGCGACATTTCAAGGCGGGCCCGTGAAGTCGCTTTCGACATGTTTGAGTACGCGATGCCGCCTTTGAGTATGGCGTTCATTGCGCTGCATTTGCTGGGATTCGCGGTAGCCTATGGGACGAGTGTTTGGGTCACATTTGCATCGAGTTATGTCTTGGCCTCTGCACTGCCTAGGAACCAGTTTGGTCTTGTGCAGAGCAAGATATATCCAGTGTATTTCAAGGCCATGGCATACAGCGTGGGGATGGCATTGCTGGGACATTTGATGAGTATTCAAACGAACGCGAAGGGTGTTGGGATTTTCCAAGCCTCAAATCTCATGATGTCCATCGTGATGATTTTGGTGAACTTGCTCTACTTGCAGCCTCGCGCGACCAAG GTGGTGTTGGAAAGAATGGAGGAGGAGAAGGAAGGAGGCGGCGGCGGAAAAGGAACAGCCGGAAGAAGCGTAACGAGGAAGAGCGAGATGCTGAATTCAACTTCGTCTTTCCTCAACTTTATGACTCTCATGTCCCTCACATGTCACCTCCTTCACTTAGGCCGGCTTATGCATGCCACTACCTGTTAA
- the LOC142552970 gene encoding MICOS complex subunit MIC10-like isoform X2, which translates to MAEENKADIPARYDLNAKWDAYLDLGLRRFVYSSFAGAFTGLLLFRSPVTRWASVAFGAGVGIGSAYLECSYKFDGSPPKLTPSLSDSPPSKI; encoded by the exons ATGGCGGAAGAAAACAAGGCTGATATTCCAGCTCGATACGATTTGAATGCAAAATGGGACGCCTACCTCGATTTGGGCCTTCGCCGCTTTGTTTACTCTTCGTTCGCCGGCGCTTTTACTGGGCTGCTGTTATTCC GGAGTCCAGTTACACGCTGGGCATCTGTAGCTTTTGGGGCTGGAGTCGGGATTGGCTCTGCATACTTGGAGTGCTCTTATAAATTTGATGGATCTCCGCCAAAATTGACTCCCAGCCTTTCTGATTCCCCTCCATCTAAG ATTTAA
- the LOC142552969 gene encoding patellin-3-like: MAEETMNSIPESPCAAAEEVALSDVPVIEKPATMVVDKEVVQLPEPEKVENPPAEEVVEGKKEKDEATIESDSFKEESNKVDDLIDPQKKALDELKLLIQEALNKHEFTAPQRPAEEKKEEENKAEEKKEEQKTEACVVSTEVPPPPPPANEPVKTEPEAAVEKKTEEEETIPPLPVGEKKETPFETEVEEVKETIIHKYSAPAPPPCEGPTISPTEEAKPKEVPLTEEETVPALQPDEVSIWGIPLLADEKSDVVLLKFLRARDFKVKDAFSMLKSVVAWRKEFKIDELMEDEGIIEGLEKVVYVHGVDKEGHPVCYNAFGEFQEKDLYSNTFADTEKRTKFLKWYIQFLEKNIRKLDFSPDGACTIVQITDLQNSPGLNLFKKEMRQATNQALQLLQDNYPEYVAKQVFINVPWWYVAYNRMISPFLSQRTKSKFVFAGPTKTTETLFKYLAPEQVPVQYGGLSKDGEQDFASADVAIEETIKPTSKHTIELPITEACVLVWELRVVGWDVAYGAEFVPSSEGGYTWIVQKPRKIGPTDEQVISYTFKVGEAGMVVLTFDNQTSKKKQLVYRSKIKPSD; this comes from the exons ATGGCTGAGGAAACCATGAATTCGATTCCCGAGTCGCCTTGTGCGGCGGCAGAAGAGGTCGCGCTGTCTGATGTTCCAGTAATTGAGAAGCCCGCAACCATGGTGGTGGATAAGGAGGTGGTGCAGCTACCTGAGCCTGAGAAAGTTGAAAACCCACCGGCGGAAGAGGTGGTAGAAGGGAAGAAGGAGAAAGACGAGGCGACTATTGAATCCGATTCGTTTAAAGAGGAAAGTAACAAAGTTGATGATCTGATTGACCCGCAGAAGAAAGCCTTGGATGAACTTAAACTGTTGATTCAGGAGGCACTCAACAAGCATGAATTTACCGCGCCGCAGCGTCCGGCAGAGGAGAAGAAAGAGGAAGAAAATAAAGCTGAAGAGAAGAAAGAAGAGCAAAAGACTGAAGCTTGCGTGGTATCTACTGAAGTTCCGCCGCCACCTCCGCCAGCCAATGAGCCCGTTAAAACTGAACCTGAGGCTGCGGTCGAGAAGAAAActgaagaagaagaaacgaTCCCACCTCTGCCTGTCGGAGAGAAAAAGGAAACGCCGTTTGAAACAGAGGTCGAAGAAGTCAAAGAAACTATAATTCATAAATATAGCGCCCCTGCCCCGCCACCATGTGAGGGACCCACCATATCCCCGACAGAGGAGGCGAAGCCAAAGGAGGTACCTTTAACGGAGGAGGAAACGGTACCAGCGCTGCAGCCAGATGAAGTTTCTATATGGGGTATCCCACTTCTTGCTGATGAGAAGAGTGATGTAGTTCTCCTCAAATTCTTGAGGGCTCGAGATTTCAAGGTGAAAGATGCCTTCTCCATGCTGAAAAGTGTGGTGGCATGGAGAAAAGAGTTCAAAATTGATGAGTTAATGGAAGATGAAGGAATTATTGAGGGACTTGAAAAGGTTGTTTACGTTCATGGAGTGGATAAAGAGGGGCACCCTGTTTGTTACAATGCTTTTGGAGAGTTTCAGGAAAAGGATTTGTACAGCAACACGTTTGCTGATACCGAGAAGAGAACCAAATTCTTGAAGTGGTACATTCAGTTCTTGGAAAAGAATATCAGGAAACTTGATTTCAGCCCTGATGGGGCTTGCACTATTGTTCAGATCACTGATCTTCAGAATTCCCCTGGACTTAACTTGTTCAAGAAAGAAATGCGCCAAGCTACTAATCAAGCCCTTCAATTGCTGCAGGACAACTATCCAGAATATGTTGCGAAACAG GTGTTCATCAATGTTCCATGGTGGTATGTGGCTTACAATAGGATGATCAGTCCGTTCCTGTCTCAAAGAACCAAGAGCAAGTTTGTTTTCGCAGGCCCTACCAAGACTACTGAGACCCTCTTCAA ATACTTAGCACCCGAGCAAGTACCAGTTCAGTATGGTGGACTTAGCAAAGATGGTGAGCAGGACTTCGCCTCTGCTGATGTTGCAATCGAAGAAACTATTAAGCCCACAAGCAAGCACACTATCGAACTGCCAATCACCGAG GCGTGCGTTTTGGTTTGGGAGTTGAGGGTGGTGGGCTGGGATGTTGCCTATGGAGCTGAGTTTGTGCCAAGTTCTGAGGGTGGATACACATGGATTGTACAAAAACCAAGAAAGATTGGACCAACTGATGAGCAAGTAATCAGCTACACCTTCAAAGTCGGTGAAGCGGGTATGGTGGTTCTGACATTTGATAATCAAACTTCTAAGAAGAAGCAGCTTGTATACAGGTCCAAGATCAAGCCTTCTGATTAA
- the LOC142554294 gene encoding agamous-like MADS-box protein AGL80 gives MVRSKIRYELIADERARRETFRKRKPGLFKKLNELKTLCDIEACAVVYNGDGTQPETWPSLDEASRVVQKFKNLPSSLQKTNMVNQEGFLMQNLARLEKNLGKESEKIESSEMELLLARCLHNLEVDVANSDDLREMLCLLERKIRMVNHKISKIETSDSTMVAGGAKVSRHDGRDEKLKQPI, from the coding sequence ATGGTTCGATCAAAGATAAGATATGAATTAATTGCTGATGAACGTGCCCGACGTGAGACGTTTAGGAAAAGGAAACCGGGTTTATTTAAAAAACTAAATGAGTTGAAAACACTATGTGATATTGAAGCTTGTGCAGTTGTCTACAATGGAGATGGGACTCAGCCCGAAACTTGGCCCTCCCTTGATGAAGCATCCCGTGTAGTTCAGAAGTTCAAAAATTtaccttcttctttacaaaaaaCCAACATGGTAAATCAAGAAGGGTTTCTTATGCAAAACTTGGCTAGGCTAGAAAAAAATTTGGGCAAAGAGAGTGAGAAAATTGAGTCCTCAGAAATGGAACTACTCTTAGCTAGGTGTCTACACAATCTTGAGGTGGATGTGGCCAATTCAGATGATTTGCGTGAGATGCTTTGCCTATTGGAGAGGAAGATTCGAATGGTTAATCATAAGATTTCTAAAATTGAGACGTCTGATTCTACCATGGTTGCGGGTGGTGCAAAAGTATCTAGGCACGATGGTCGTGATGAAAAATTAAAGCAGCCCATTTGA
- the LOC142552968 gene encoding protein NRT1/ PTR FAMILY 5.10-like — translation MTTSTAAGIHVSDAEAPLLNDDVDGSVDYKGHPAIHSKSGGWKSAAFIIGVEVAERFAYYGISSNLISFLTGPLGQSTAKAAENVNLWSGMASLLPLLGAFIADSFLGRYRMIIVASGLYILGLGLLSASAFFFPFKDSDCQKASNNTACSPPQLQVILFFFSLYVVALAQGGHKPCVQAFGADQFDELDPRECKAKSSFFNWWYFSFCAGVLVALTILNYIQDNLGWGLGFGIPCIVMCLALIIFFLGTRTYRFRTLSDDRNPFIRIGQVFVRAVRNWHTKPAAISTEEEAQGVLPHESIQQFKFLNKALVMPDGSKKDDRVCSIDDIEEAKAVLRLFPIWATSLVYAIVFSQMSTLFTKQGVTMDRKITSSLQIPAASLQSFITIAILIVLPIYDRILVPVAGAITRKPSGISLLQRIGIGIFFAMLSMVAAAIVEIKRLETAIEHGLIDTPKATVPMSVWWLIPQYLFFGVADVFTMVGLQEFFYHQAPGELKSVGLALYLSIFGIGSFLSGFLISVIEKITSRNGQTSWFADNLNRAHFDYFYWLLAGLTAASLSVFIYFSRSYIYNRKLVI, via the exons atGACCACCTCCACAGCCGCTGGGATCCATGTATCCGACGCCGAAGCTCCCCTGTTGAATGACGACGTCGATGGATCCGTTGACTACAAAGGCCATCCCGCAATCCATTCCAAATCCGGTGGCTGGAAATCCGCTGCCTTCATCATTG GTGTGGAAGTGGCTGAGAGGTTTGCGTACTACGGAATAAGTTCGAATTTGATAAGCTTCTTGACGGGGCCCTTGGGGCAGTCCACCGCGAAAGCGGCGGAGAATGTGAACTTGTGGTCTGGAATGGCGTCGCTTTTGCCACTGTTGGGTGCCTTTATAGCCGACTCGTTTCTGGGTCGATACCGTATGATTATTGTCGCTTCTGGCCTCTATATTCTG GGACTTGGATTATTGTCTGCGTCGGCTTTCTTTTTTCCATTCAAAGATTCCGATTGCCAAAAGGCTTCAAATAACACAGCATGTTCTCCACCTCAGCTGCAAGTTATtctatttttcttctctttgTATGTAGTAGCATTGGCCCAAGGTGGGCATAAACCATGTGTTCAAGCTTTCGGAGCTGACCAGTTTGATGAGCTAGATCCAAGAGAATGTAAAGCCAAAAGCTCATTCTTTAATTGGTGGTACTTTTCCTTTTGTGCTGGTGTTTTGGTGGCTCTCACCATTTTGAACTACATCCAAGACAATCTGGGCTGGGGTCTCGGCTTTGGGATCCCTTGTATTGTTATGTGCCTTGCCctgattattttttttctggGGACTAGGACATACCGATTTCGTACACTCAGTGATGATAGAAACCCATTTATCAGAATTGGTCAAGTATTTGTCAGAGCGGTAAGAAACTGGCATACTAAACCTGCAGCCATATCCACAGAGGAGGAAGCGCAGGGTGTTCTACCTCATGAGAGCATTCAGCAATTCAA ATTTCTGAACAAAGCCTTGGTTATGCCTGATGGGTCAAAGAAAGATGACAGAGTTTGTAGCATTGATGACATTGAAGAGGCGAAGGCAGTTCTTAGGCTTTTTCCAATATGGGCAACATCTTTGGTCTATGCTATTGTGTTTTCACAGATGTCTACTTTATTTACCAAGCAAGGGGTTACAATGGACCGGAAAATCACTTCTAGCTTGCAAATACCAGCTGCTTCTCTTCAATCTTTTATAACCATAGCTATTCTCATTGTCCTTCCTATCTACGACCGTATATTGGTTCCAGTTGCTGGAGCCATAACCAGAAAACCTTCAGGCATATCGCTGCTTCAGCGCATTGGTATTGGAATATTTTTCGCAATGCTTTCCATGGTGGCTGCAGCCATAGTTGAAATTAAGCGTCTTGAAACTGCCATTGAACATGGGCTAATTGACACTCCAAAGGCCACAGTACCAATGAGTGTATGGTGGCTTATACCTCAATACTTATTTTTTGGAGTTGCTGATGTATTCACCATGGTTGGTCTCCAAGAGTTCTTCTACCACCAGGCTCCTGGGGAATTGAAAAGCGTGGGTCTTGCTCTATACCTGAGTATTTTTGGCATTGGGAGTTTCTTAAGTGGTTTTCTCATATCTGTGATTGAAAAGATCACGAGCAGAAATGGTCAGACTAGTTGGTTCGCGGACAACTTGAATCGGGCACACTTTGATTACTTCTATTGGCTACTGGCAGGGCTTACTGCTGCTTCACTCAGTGTGTTTATCTACTTCTCGAGATCATATATTTACAACAGGAAACTTGTTATTTGA
- the LOC142552970 gene encoding MICOS complex subunit MIC10-like isoform X1, translating to MAEENKADIPARYDLNAKWDAYLDLGLRRFVYSSFAGAFTGLLLFRSPVTRWASVAFGAGVGIGSAYLECSYKFDGSPPKLTPSLSDSPPSKAEE from the exons ATGGCGGAAGAAAACAAGGCTGATATTCCAGCTCGATACGATTTGAATGCAAAATGGGACGCCTACCTCGATTTGGGCCTTCGCCGCTTTGTTTACTCTTCGTTCGCCGGCGCTTTTACTGGGCTGCTGTTATTCC GGAGTCCAGTTACACGCTGGGCATCTGTAGCTTTTGGGGCTGGAGTCGGGATTGGCTCTGCATACTTGGAGTGCTCTTATAAATTTGATGGATCTCCGCCAAAATTGACTCCCAGCCTTTCTGATTCCCCTCCATCTAAG GCTGAGGAATGA